A part of Candidatus Electrothrix aestuarii genomic DNA contains:
- a CDS encoding glycosyltransferase family 2 protein, translating to MNPAIIIPVYNHGTKIDEVIRQTRQLALPIFVIDDGSTDSTPEILAALDGITVLRHAENLGKGAALLTGFKAAEQQGHNWAISLDGDGQHKPEDAKQLLQATENTPRCLVVGKRQGMEDNANVPWTSRFGRGFSNFWVWAAGGPLLADSQSGFRLYPLPESLHLHVQAQRYQFEVEILVKARLHGLPVKEAPIQVVYQAKGVRVSHFQPWLDFRRNSTTFNRLIWERIFRIFNSILKIITS from the coding sequence ATGAACCCCGCCATCATCATCCCTGTCTATAATCACGGCACAAAAATAGACGAGGTCATCCGCCAAACCCGGCAGCTTGCCCTCCCAATCTTTGTCATTGACGACGGCTCCACCGACTCTACCCCGGAAATTTTAGCTGCTCTTGATGGCATTACCGTCCTGCGCCATGCAGAAAACTTAGGCAAAGGAGCAGCTCTACTCACTGGCTTCAAGGCCGCAGAACAACAAGGCCATAATTGGGCTATCAGCCTGGATGGTGACGGGCAGCACAAGCCAGAAGACGCGAAACAGTTATTGCAAGCAACTGAAAACACTCCCCGTTGCCTGGTTGTGGGCAAACGACAGGGCATGGAAGATAATGCCAATGTCCCCTGGACCAGCCGCTTTGGCCGGGGCTTTTCCAATTTCTGGGTCTGGGCAGCAGGAGGTCCCTTGCTGGCGGATTCCCAATCCGGCTTTCGCCTCTATCCCCTCCCGGAAAGCCTGCATCTCCATGTCCAGGCCCAACGCTATCAATTCGAGGTGGAAATTCTGGTCAAGGCTCGCTTGCACGGACTTCCTGTCAAAGAGGCTCCCATCCAGGTGGTCTACCAAGCCAAGGGCGTCCGGGTGAGTCATTTTCAACCCTGGCTGGATTTCCGACGCAACTCCACCACCTTCAACCGCTTAATCTGGGAAAGAATTTTCAGGATATTTAATTCTATTTTAAAAATCATAACATCCTGA
- a CDS encoding UPF0158 family protein, translating to MAIKFSDIEFAFDFVSMGQMHMHSAYICRKTGEVFYTSEMGDSDELPEDIYENEQYVKIPHKNDLDLGKALVIDFTSDHMPDNIEDVYSIFRKKGAYSKFKNLLEAKDLLEEWYSFEEKRQNEALRDWCKEKKIETTG from the coding sequence ATGGCAATAAAATTTTCTGATATTGAATTTGCTTTTGACTTTGTGAGCATGGGCCAAATGCATATGCACAGTGCCTACATTTGCCGCAAAACTGGCGAAGTATTCTATACCTCAGAAATGGGGGACTCCGACGAACTCCCAGAAGATATTTATGAAAATGAGCAGTATGTCAAAATACCGCACAAAAACGATCTGGACCTTGGCAAAGCTTTGGTAATAGATTTCACGTCCGACCACATGCCAGATAATATTGAAGATGTTTATTCAATTTTCCGTAAGAAAGGAGCCTACTCAAAATTTAAGAACTTACTGGAAGCAAAAGATTTACTGGAAGAATGGTACTCATTCGAAGAAAAGCGTCAGAATGAAGCATTAAGAGATTGGTGCAAAGAAAAGAAAATAGAAACAACGGGGTAA
- the pgm gene encoding phosphoglucomutase (alpha-D-glucose-1,6-bisphosphate-dependent): protein MSIHHLAGKPAPKSILVNVPELISAYFTRKPDVQEATERVSFGTSGHRGSSLKRSFNEVHILAVTQAVCEYRQEKGIDGILFMGMDTHPLSWPAQLTALQVLAANGVTVRIAAGPGGEGFGYTPTPVISHAILTHNRDTKDSGKTCDGIVITPSHNPPVDGGFKYNPPHGGPADTDVTKVIETRANAILEDGLTAVKMVPLADALKADNVELYDYITPYVNDLEQVIDMKAIAQAGIRIGADAMGGAGMAYWQAIKERYSLNMEIFHDSLDSTFSFMHCDKDGKIRMDCSSPYAMAGLVAMKEDFDIAFGNDTDFDRHGIVTKSAGLMNPNHYLSVAISYLAQNRPQWRNDLKIGKTLVSSSIIDRAAAHLGRKVVEVPVGFKWFVDGLLKGTVFFGGEESAGASFLRKDGTVWSTDKDGIILNLLAAEITAKTGRDPGEHYQDLTEQFGAPIYARIDAPASPKQKAVLKNLKPEDVQATSLAGEPITVVLTNAPGNDAPIGGLKIVAENGWCALRPSGTEDIYKIYAESFIDQAHLSRIQDEAKAMVASLL from the coding sequence ATGAGCATACACCACCTTGCAGGAAAACCTGCCCCGAAGTCCATCTTAGTCAATGTTCCAGAGCTTATCTCCGCCTATTTCACCCGGAAGCCCGATGTCCAGGAGGCCACAGAACGGGTCAGCTTCGGTACCTCTGGCCATCGCGGCAGCTCACTGAAACGGAGCTTCAACGAGGTTCATATCCTGGCCGTGACCCAGGCGGTCTGCGAATATCGGCAGGAGAAGGGAATTGACGGCATTCTCTTCATGGGCATGGATACCCATCCCCTGTCCTGGCCTGCCCAGCTGACAGCGCTTCAGGTGCTGGCCGCCAACGGCGTAACCGTCCGCATTGCTGCCGGACCGGGAGGTGAAGGTTTCGGCTACACCCCGACCCCGGTGATCTCCCATGCCATCCTGACTCATAACCGCGATACCAAGGACAGCGGCAAGACCTGCGACGGCATCGTCATCACCCCGTCCCATAATCCGCCGGTGGATGGTGGCTTCAAGTATAATCCCCCGCATGGTGGTCCGGCTGATACGGACGTAACCAAGGTGATTGAGACCCGCGCCAATGCCATTCTGGAAGACGGGTTGACAGCAGTGAAAATGGTCCCGCTTGCGGACGCGCTCAAGGCTGATAACGTTGAGCTGTATGACTACATCACCCCGTATGTCAACGATCTGGAGCAGGTGATTGATATGAAGGCTATTGCCCAGGCCGGTATCCGCATTGGTGCGGATGCAATGGGCGGGGCCGGCATGGCCTATTGGCAGGCCATCAAGGAGCGCTACAGCCTGAACATGGAAATCTTCCACGACAGCCTGGATTCCACCTTCTCCTTTATGCACTGCGATAAGGACGGTAAAATCCGAATGGACTGCTCGTCGCCCTATGCAATGGCCGGACTGGTGGCTATGAAAGAGGATTTCGATATTGCCTTTGGCAATGATACCGATTTTGACCGGCACGGGATCGTCACCAAGAGTGCGGGTTTGATGAACCCAAACCATTATCTCAGCGTGGCAATCTCCTACCTTGCCCAAAATCGCCCCCAATGGCGGAACGATCTCAAGATTGGCAAAACCCTGGTGAGTAGTTCTATTATTGATCGGGCAGCGGCCCATCTCGGACGGAAAGTGGTGGAGGTACCAGTGGGTTTTAAATGGTTTGTGGACGGCCTGCTCAAGGGGACTGTTTTCTTCGGCGGCGAGGAAAGTGCCGGGGCCAGCTTCCTGCGTAAGGACGGCACGGTCTGGAGCACAGATAAGGACGGTATTATCCTTAACCTGCTGGCAGCGGAGATCACCGCGAAAACCGGACGTGATCCAGGAGAGCATTATCAGGATCTGACCGAACAGTTCGGCGCACCCATCTACGCCCGTATCGATGCTCCGGCAAGCCCGAAACAAAAGGCCGTGCTCAAGAATCTCAAACCGGAAGATGTCCAGGCAACCTCTTTGGCCGGAGAACCTATCACCGTAGTGCTTACTAATGCACCGGGTAATGACGCGCCCATCGGCGGCCTGAAGATCGTGGCGGAAAATGGTTGGTGCGCCCTGCGCCCCTCCGGGACCGAGGACATCTATAAGATCTACGCGGAAAGCTTTATTGACCAGGCCCACCTGAGCCGGATTCAGGACGAGGCCAAGGCAATGGTCGCGTCCCTGTTATAA
- the nadC gene encoding carboxylating nicotinate-nucleotide diphosphorylase yields the protein MDTFLLDEQLRHFLREDLEHGDITTDAIFSDQETASVTLRAREALVAAGLERVAARVFQLLDGRVTFSQATPDGQQVDSGDVLMTVSGPVRSLLRGERVALNLIQRLCGIATLTRQYVDAVQGLKVSIVDTRKTTPGLRMLEKYAVRVGGGRNHRYSLSDGVLIKDNHIAACGSIRQTVERARAAVPHTIAIEVETDTLEQVQECLECRVQIIMLDNMDLDTIRKAVSMINGKALVEASGGVNLDTVRRIAETGVDIISVGALTHSARACDIGLDW from the coding sequence ATGGACACCTTTCTCCTCGACGAACAACTCCGCCATTTCCTGCGGGAAGATCTGGAACACGGCGACATCACCACGGATGCCATCTTTTCTGATCAGGAAACCGCTTCGGTCACTCTCCGGGCCAGAGAAGCCTTGGTTGCTGCTGGCCTGGAACGGGTTGCTGCCAGAGTTTTCCAGCTCCTTGATGGGCGCGTGACGTTTTCTCAGGCAACACCGGATGGACAGCAGGTAGACTCTGGTGATGTGCTGATGACCGTCAGCGGCCCGGTGCGCAGCCTGCTCCGGGGTGAACGAGTCGCCCTCAATCTGATCCAACGGCTCTGCGGCATTGCCACCCTAACCCGGCAATATGTGGACGCAGTACAAGGACTCAAAGTCAGCATTGTTGATACCCGCAAAACCACACCGGGCCTGCGGATGCTGGAAAAATACGCTGTCCGGGTCGGCGGGGGCAGGAATCACCGCTACAGTCTCAGCGATGGCGTTCTGATCAAGGATAACCATATTGCGGCCTGCGGCTCCATCCGCCAAACTGTGGAACGGGCACGGGCAGCAGTGCCGCATACCATCGCCATTGAGGTGGAGACCGATACCCTGGAGCAGGTACAGGAATGCCTGGAATGCAGGGTGCAGATCATCATGCTGGATAATATGGACCTCGACACCATACGAAAGGCCGTCAGTATGATCAATGGCAAAGCCTTAGTCGAAGCCTCCGGTGGGGTCAACCTGGACACTGTGCGGAGAATTGCTGAAACCGGGGTGGATATTATCTCTGTCGGTGCCCTCACCCACTCCGCCCGAGCCTGTGATATCGGATTAGATTGGTAA
- a CDS encoding DnaJ domain-containing protein: MNKKEWQAIEQAREILHLGGQASAAEIKQAYHLMCKKYHPDRAAEENKKKYAEIMCRLTAAYELLMRYIKQYRFPLKPDKDTLYDPEDWWMNRFGDDPLWGRKKR; encoded by the coding sequence ATGAATAAAAAGGAATGGCAGGCCATTGAACAGGCCCGCGAAATATTGCACTTAGGCGGGCAGGCAAGTGCAGCTGAAATAAAGCAGGCCTATCACCTGATGTGCAAAAAATATCATCCAGACCGAGCTGCAGAGGAAAATAAAAAAAAGTACGCTGAAATTATGTGCCGTTTGACGGCGGCTTACGAGCTCCTCATGCGCTATATCAAACAATACCGATTCCCCCTGAAACCGGACAAAGATACCCTCTATGATCCTGAAGATTGGTGGATGAATCGTTTTGGGGATGATCCGCTTTGGGGAAGAAAAAAACGCTAA
- a CDS encoding protein-glutamate O-methyltransferase CheR has product MDESDIEQIEINLLLDAVVQRYGYDFRHYARASIERRARSLYQSNGCRYLSEILPALLRDESFLEKIIREFSVTVTDMFRDPSVYQSIREEVVPMLRTYPYIKVWVAGCATGEEAYSIAILLMEEGLYDRSIVYGTDFNDIALEQARKGVYSLEQVETFTGNYQQAGGTDALTNYFSLTEEGHVIQERVKKNITFANHNLVTDTVFGEMHLILCRNVLIYFDKNLQKRVLDIFRDSLVFDGFFCLGSKESLRFSGLEEAMKVINENARIYQKKVL; this is encoded by the coding sequence ATGGATGAGTCCGATATTGAGCAGATAGAAATAAATCTCCTGTTGGATGCTGTGGTGCAGCGCTACGGCTATGATTTTCGTCATTATGCCCGTGCCTCTATCGAGCGTCGAGCCCGTAGTTTATACCAAAGCAATGGCTGCCGTTATCTTTCGGAAATATTGCCTGCTCTTTTGCGGGATGAATCGTTCTTGGAAAAGATTATCCGGGAGTTTTCTGTAACTGTCACGGATATGTTCCGTGACCCTTCTGTCTACCAGAGCATCAGGGAGGAGGTCGTGCCGATGTTACGAACCTATCCCTATATCAAGGTCTGGGTTGCTGGTTGTGCCACCGGGGAAGAGGCATATTCTATTGCCATCCTTCTTATGGAAGAGGGGCTGTATGATCGCTCTATAGTCTATGGAACCGATTTCAATGATATTGCTTTAGAGCAAGCCAGGAAGGGTGTTTATTCCCTGGAGCAAGTGGAGACTTTTACCGGAAATTATCAGCAGGCAGGAGGGACCGACGCCTTAACGAATTATTTCAGCCTGACAGAGGAAGGACATGTTATTCAGGAAAGGGTGAAGAAGAATATTACCTTTGCCAACCATAATTTGGTCACAGATACTGTCTTTGGTGAAATGCACTTAATTCTCTGCCGTAATGTTTTGATCTACTTTGATAAAAATTTACAGAAACGAGTCTTGGATATTTTTCGGGACAGTCTGGTCTTTGACGGTTTTTTTTGTCTCGGCAGTAAGGAGAGTCTCCGGTTTTCCGGCTTGGAAGAAGCTATGAAGGTGATCAATGAGAATGCTCGGATCTATCAAAAAAAGGTCCTGTAA
- a CDS encoding response regulator: MKASEEQSMHIRGGLGRTLFLTFLLLALGPLSVVSFISFQNATESLQHETTEALRAAMEYKLELIKKYFNEVDIGINLQAELSANVSMMKSLNAAFKKNNISLPDFITTTDWEIINAESGNALRAYQLAHAYQDIYLVDMDGNVLYTASEQHVGDNIFAEGYELRNLLAAYRTTLETGRSALSDYGPHGHEQKKISHFVARALEDDDTGAEIGVLLFELPYTQLDSYMQSHFGLGESGETYLVGADSLLRSTLRSLDNSTLLQTRIETVLLRRWLEEHEKWHRLLDQAPGSGFPGPRTIKKSIYPNYQGVPVVGMYSSLDFLKKWGLHWVLVAEVNEKEAFFSASSLKYIVISLVVTTGVFVLLLSWMITTRLVSPLRQLTLWSEQVADGDLSLLEIAAPSNEIGQLNKSFRKTVMSLQQTAEENNRYDWLQTGQLELDDQLRGDQSLSELSKRIINYLAAYLEAQIGALYIYDKDVLHLQASYACNFGEGLAEQIFPGEGIVGQAALEKKTIFISQVPENYIQVSSALGGRKPDHIVVFPFIYNDKVKAVLELGTFGQLAELQVSFLENVGEKLAIAINGAQARTQLQDALVITTQQTDVLQSQQDELKAANEELEEQAQRLRASEEELQANQDQLMATNEQLEEKNRSLNRQKEKIELANEELKLSRIEIEQKAEEVAKASKYKSEFLANMSHELRTPLNSLLLLAQTLEENRKGNLTADDIESVRIIRKSGKDLLYLINDILDLSKIESGQMILMQDDIVLADLLTELQSTFLHLAEEKGLNLQFNLAKDVPGTIRSDGKRVDQILKNLLSNALKFTEQGTVSVAVSLCSVPLGHPETISIAVQDSGIGIPLEKQKIIFEAFQQADGSTARKYGGTGLGLSISRELASLLGGEICMESNEGVGTTFTLYLPTNMVLMPEQSVPGKRCACPEMQTLSQAPKLAEQSEKVPGGQETKISDDRDNIQEKDRVVLLIEDDARFAALLVRQCREKGLKCLATPNGEEGLMLAERYLPIAIILDLQLPDLSGWEVLESLKNRVETRHIPVHIISAAEVGERALRNKGAVDALQKPVCQEQLELALLNIQKNSQQHIRKLLVADPDAEQRKAVIALIGNHDVQSEEAASGLEISASLKTHRYDCLVMGLDFSDLPVLALLHQLKKDKVFLPPIIIYTDRRLSREENAEIRQYASSVIIKGAMSEERLLDEASLFLHRMVSALPETKQRMIRNLHEDDAIFQGKRILLVDDDMRNIFALAKVLRDRGMETVKAEDGSRALEMLEQEEFDLVLMDIMMPVMDGYETIKRIRAQSQYVDLPIIALTAKAMQDDRSRCLAVGANDYLAKPVDTGRLLALLRLWLYS, from the coding sequence ATGAAGGCAAGTGAAGAACAGAGTATGCATATCAGAGGCGGATTGGGCCGGACACTCTTTTTGACCTTTCTGCTGCTCGCATTAGGGCCTTTATCGGTTGTTAGTTTTATAAGTTTTCAGAATGCTACGGAAAGTCTTCAGCATGAGACAACGGAAGCCCTGCGGGCGGCAATGGAGTATAAGCTTGAGCTGATTAAAAAATATTTTAATGAAGTAGATATCGGCATTAATCTCCAGGCGGAACTCTCTGCCAATGTCAGTATGATGAAGAGCCTCAATGCCGCTTTTAAGAAAAACAATATTTCATTACCGGATTTTATTACCACCACGGATTGGGAGATTATCAATGCCGAGAGCGGGAATGCCCTGCGCGCCTATCAGCTTGCCCATGCCTATCAGGATATTTATCTTGTTGATATGGATGGTAATGTGCTGTATACAGCATCTGAGCAGCATGTTGGAGATAATATCTTCGCAGAGGGGTATGAGCTCAGAAATTTGCTTGCTGCTTACCGGACGACTCTGGAAACCGGACGCAGTGCGCTTTCGGATTACGGGCCGCACGGTCATGAACAAAAGAAAATTTCTCATTTTGTGGCCAGAGCTCTGGAGGACGATGATACCGGTGCAGAGATAGGTGTGTTGCTTTTTGAGCTACCCTATACGCAGCTGGACAGCTATATGCAATCGCATTTCGGTCTCGGTGAATCTGGTGAGACCTACTTAGTGGGGGCAGATTCTTTATTGCGTTCCACGCTCCGTTCATTGGATAACTCTACCCTTTTGCAAACTCGAATAGAGACTGTTCTGCTCCGGCGCTGGCTGGAGGAACATGAAAAATGGCATCGTTTGCTTGATCAAGCCCCAGGATCAGGCTTCCCAGGTCCCCGCACGATAAAGAAATCCATTTATCCTAATTATCAAGGTGTTCCAGTTGTTGGTATGTACAGTTCTTTGGATTTTTTGAAGAAGTGGGGGCTTCATTGGGTTCTTGTTGCTGAGGTAAACGAAAAAGAGGCCTTTTTTTCGGCCTCATCCTTGAAATATATCGTTATTTCACTTGTGGTGACCACGGGTGTTTTTGTTTTGCTGCTGTCCTGGATGATAACAACCCGGCTTGTCTCTCCCTTGCGTCAGCTCACCCTTTGGTCTGAGCAGGTTGCTGATGGTGACCTGAGTCTACTTGAGATTGCCGCTCCTTCCAATGAGATCGGGCAGTTGAATAAGAGCTTCCGTAAAACCGTGATGTCTTTGCAGCAGACTGCGGAAGAGAATAACCGCTATGATTGGCTCCAGACCGGTCAACTGGAACTTGATGATCAACTTCGTGGTGATCAGTCCTTGAGCGAGTTGTCCAAACGGATCATCAATTATCTCGCGGCCTATCTTGAGGCTCAGATTGGTGCTTTGTATATTTATGATAAAGATGTACTTCACTTGCAGGCCAGTTATGCCTGTAATTTCGGAGAGGGGTTGGCCGAACAAATTTTTCCTGGTGAGGGAATCGTTGGGCAGGCTGCTTTAGAGAAAAAGACCATCTTTATTTCCCAAGTTCCTGAAAATTATATTCAGGTGAGTTCAGCCTTAGGGGGGAGAAAACCGGATCATATCGTGGTCTTTCCTTTTATTTATAATGATAAGGTCAAGGCCGTCCTGGAGCTGGGAACCTTTGGCCAGCTGGCAGAGCTCCAGGTTTCCTTTCTTGAGAACGTGGGTGAGAAACTCGCCATTGCCATTAATGGGGCCCAGGCCCGAACGCAGCTGCAAGACGCCCTGGTTATTACAACCCAGCAAACAGATGTTCTGCAATCCCAGCAGGATGAGCTGAAGGCCGCTAACGAGGAGCTGGAGGAACAGGCACAACGCTTGCGGGCTTCAGAGGAGGAGTTACAGGCTAATCAGGATCAGCTGATGGCAACCAATGAACAGCTTGAAGAGAAAAACAGGTCGCTTAATCGGCAAAAGGAAAAAATAGAGCTGGCCAATGAAGAGCTCAAGCTGTCTCGGATAGAGATAGAGCAGAAGGCAGAGGAAGTTGCTAAGGCCAGTAAGTACAAGTCAGAGTTTCTGGCAAATATGTCCCATGAATTACGAACCCCGCTGAACAGCCTGCTTTTACTTGCGCAAACCCTGGAAGAAAACAGAAAGGGTAACCTGACTGCGGATGATATCGAGTCGGTGAGGATTATTCGGAAAAGCGGCAAGGATTTGCTCTATTTGATTAATGATATTCTTGACCTGTCAAAGATTGAATCCGGCCAGATGATCCTGATGCAGGATGATATTGTCCTTGCTGATTTATTGACGGAACTACAAAGCACCTTTTTGCATCTGGCAGAGGAGAAAGGTTTGAACCTGCAATTCAATCTGGCCAAGGATGTGCCGGGGACCATCCGTTCAGATGGAAAGCGAGTAGACCAGATCTTGAAGAATCTCCTCTCCAATGCCTTGAAGTTCACCGAGCAGGGGACGGTAAGCGTTGCTGTTTCCCTGTGTTCTGTTCCTTTGGGGCATCCAGAGACTATTTCCATAGCGGTGCAAGATAGCGGGATCGGGATTCCTCTGGAAAAGCAGAAGATTATTTTTGAGGCCTTTCAGCAGGCCGACGGCAGCACGGCCCGAAAATACGGGGGGACAGGACTGGGGTTGTCTATTTCCAGAGAATTGGCCTCCTTACTCGGGGGTGAGATTTGCATGGAGAGTAATGAGGGCGTAGGGACAACCTTTACCCTCTACCTTCCAACTAACATGGTTCTCATGCCGGAACAGAGCGTTCCAGGAAAACGTTGCGCTTGCCCGGAGATGCAGACCCTCTCCCAAGCCCCGAAACTGGCAGAACAGTCGGAAAAAGTGCCAGGGGGGCAAGAAACCAAGATTTCTGATGACCGGGACAATATTCAGGAAAAAGACAGGGTCGTTTTGCTTATTGAAGATGATGCGCGCTTTGCTGCATTGCTCGTCCGCCAATGCCGTGAAAAGGGGCTGAAATGTCTCGCCACTCCAAACGGAGAGGAAGGGCTGATGCTGGCGGAACGGTATCTCCCCATAGCTATTATTCTTGATTTGCAGCTACCTGATCTTTCTGGGTGGGAGGTGCTGGAATCCCTGAAAAACCGGGTCGAAACCCGGCATATCCCTGTGCATATTATCTCTGCTGCTGAGGTTGGCGAACGGGCCCTGCGCAATAAAGGTGCTGTTGATGCCTTGCAAAAGCCTGTTTGCCAAGAACAGCTTGAGCTTGCCTTGCTTAATATCCAAAAGAATTCGCAACAGCATATTAGAAAACTCCTTGTTGCAGACCCGGATGCGGAGCAGAGGAAGGCCGTTATTGCCTTAATCGGCAATCATGATGTGCAGAGTGAAGAAGCTGCATCGGGCCTGGAAATCTCTGCCTCCCTGAAGACCCATCGCTATGATTGCTTGGTTATGGGCCTTGATTTTTCCGACCTGCCAGTACTTGCGCTACTCCACCAGCTCAAGAAGGATAAGGTCTTTCTTCCTCCTATTATTATCTATACTGACAGGAGACTTTCCCGTGAGGAAAACGCAGAGATCCGCCAGTATGCGAGCTCTGTTATTATAAAGGGGGCAATGTCAGAAGAGCGCCTGCTTGATGAGGCTTCCCTTTTTCTTCATCGTATGGTCAGTGCCCTCCCGGAAACCAAACAACGCATGATTCGGAATCTCCATGAGGACGATGCTATTTTTCAGGGCAAACGTATTCTGCTTGTTGATGATGATATGCGAAATATTTTTGCCTTGGCAAAGGTCCTGCGTGACCGGGGAATGGAAACAGTGAAGGCAGAGGATGGTTCCAGAGCGTTGGAGATGTTGGAACAGGAGGAGTTTGATCTGGTCTTGATGGACATTATGATGCCGGTTATGGATGGCTACGAAACCATCAAGAGGATCAGAGCGCAGTCTCAGTATGTGGATCTCCCCATTATTGCCCTGACAGCCAAGGCCATGCAGGATGATCGTAGCCGCTGTCTTGCCGTTGGAGCCAATGATTATCTTGCAAAACCGGTGGACACAGGGCGGCTTCTTGCCTTGCTGCGGCTGTGGTTGTACTCCTGA
- the phnD gene encoding phosphate/phosphite/phosphonate ABC transporter substrate-binding protein: MKRHQMLWGLLWLFFLLIDFGLAQAKEAKKEALIIGTAPYYYRDKLRQGFMPLIQYLSDELGRDVELVITRSYEELVNKMKDESLDVGFLSSVLYVQLKRESPKLKYLATAQFTEEGKNTSYYFSWIIARKSSEIRKVKHLRGKSFAFTNKLSSSGYVYPKGYFNWSNLIIEDFFSRIVFAGTHERITDMVAEGEVETGVSYDANIWSAEERYGRVFRRIKRIGPILNPSFVANRQVDGALCQQLATALENMPPEVQSKDLVYAGFRHLSESNFTIVEDFLKTVDAPNGTKNKKGKMSKRKKSE; encoded by the coding sequence ATGAAGAGACATCAGATGCTTTGGGGGCTGCTCTGGCTGTTTTTCCTCCTTATCGATTTTGGGCTTGCCCAGGCAAAGGAAGCAAAAAAAGAAGCCTTAATAATCGGCACCGCTCCATACTATTACCGGGATAAGCTCAGGCAGGGATTTATGCCTTTGATACAATATCTTTCTGATGAACTTGGCAGGGATGTTGAGCTGGTTATTACCAGGAGCTACGAAGAACTCGTCAATAAAATGAAGGATGAGAGTTTGGATGTCGGCTTTCTGAGTTCGGTGCTCTATGTCCAGTTGAAACGAGAGAGCCCTAAGCTGAAGTATTTGGCGACGGCCCAATTTACGGAAGAAGGAAAAAATACATCCTATTATTTCAGCTGGATTATAGCCCGGAAAAGTTCGGAAATAAGAAAGGTTAAGCATCTGCGGGGGAAGAGCTTTGCCTTTACAAATAAGCTGTCATCTTCGGGATATGTTTATCCCAAGGGATATTTCAACTGGAGTAATCTTATTATTGAGGACTTTTTCTCCCGGATTGTCTTTGCCGGTACCCATGAAAGGATCACAGATATGGTAGCTGAGGGAGAGGTGGAAACAGGGGTTAGTTATGATGCGAATATCTGGAGTGCCGAGGAGCGATACGGGAGAGTCTTTCGGCGCATCAAGAGAATCGGCCCCATACTGAATCCGAGCTTTGTGGCCAATCGTCAGGTTGATGGAGCCTTATGCCAGCAGCTTGCTACGGCTTTGGAAAATATGCCCCCAGAGGTGCAGAGTAAGGACTTAGTCTATGCAGGGTTTCGGCACCTCTCAGAGTCAAATTTTACCATTGTTGAAGATTTTCTGAAAACCGTCGATGCGCCGAACGGGACCAAAAATAAGAAAGGCAAAATGAGTAAAAGAAAAAAGAGCGAATAA